One Natronolimnobius sp. AArcel1 DNA window includes the following coding sequences:
- a CDS encoding ABC transporter ATP-binding protein: MQHDSTTDRELYQTADPIIEIRDAEVVFDMERGVSRVLDNANLDLERNEILGVVGESGSGKSMLASALLDAVVDPGILSGEITYHPEDRDPINVLELDDQELKQLRWEDISMVFQGAMSSFNPTMSVGAHFEETLSAHHYDIDEGMARAHQLLSDLYLEPERVLESYPHELSGGMKQRALIALSVILEPDVLVMDEPTAALDLLMQRSILSLLEGLQEKYDLTLLFITHDLPLVAELADRMAVMYAFEMIEIGATDEILGNAAHPYTRALLNSTPNLDAPLSEMQAIEGSAPDPVNVPAGCSYHPRCPLSDEECESSDPDYQAVSDQHNVACYHWQQAAAEIPFNIDGEVETNTTMHNDTTEYGRGDPPRPDTADPAGDDR; encoded by the coding sequence ATGCAACACGACTCCACAACTGACCGCGAACTGTACCAGACGGCCGATCCAATCATCGAGATCAGAGACGCCGAAGTGGTATTCGATATGGAACGTGGCGTCTCGAGAGTGCTCGATAACGCCAATCTCGACCTCGAGCGAAACGAAATCCTTGGTGTCGTTGGCGAGAGCGGGAGCGGGAAATCGATGCTCGCGTCCGCGTTGCTCGACGCCGTCGTCGATCCGGGGATTCTCTCGGGCGAGATTACCTATCATCCCGAGGACCGCGACCCGATCAACGTCCTCGAACTCGACGATCAGGAACTGAAACAGCTCCGGTGGGAAGACATCTCGATGGTGTTTCAGGGTGCGATGAGTTCGTTCAATCCCACGATGTCCGTCGGCGCACACTTCGAGGAAACTCTCAGTGCACACCACTACGACATCGACGAGGGGATGGCCCGCGCCCACCAACTCCTGTCGGATCTGTATCTCGAGCCAGAACGCGTCCTCGAGTCGTATCCACACGAACTCTCGGGGGGGATGAAACAGCGCGCACTGATCGCGCTCTCGGTGATTCTCGAGCCGGACGTGCTCGTCATGGACGAGCCGACGGCGGCGCTTGACCTGTTGATGCAACGGTCAATTCTGTCCCTGCTCGAGGGGTTACAAGAGAAGTACGATCTGACGCTGCTGTTTATCACACACGACCTACCGCTGGTTGCAGAACTCGCCGATCGAATGGCGGTGATGTACGCCTTCGAGATGATCGAAATCGGTGCGACTGACGAGATTCTCGGCAACGCAGCACACCCCTACACGCGGGCACTACTGAACTCGACGCCGAATCTCGACGCGCCGCTCTCGGAGATGCAGGCCATCGAGGGCTCGGCACCGGACCCTGTCAACGTGCCCGCGGGCTGTTCGTACCATCCGCGCTGTCCGCTTTCGGACGAGGAATGTGAGTCGTCTGACCCGGACTATCAGGCGGTTTCCGACCAGCACAACGTTGCGTGCTATCACTGGCAACAGGCAGCCGCGGAAATTCCGTTCAACATCGACGGTGAGGTCGAGACAAACACGACGATGCACAACGACACGACTGAGTACGGCCGTGGGGACCCACCACGACCCGATACTGCTGATCCAGCAGGTGATGACCGATGA
- a CDS encoding ABC transporter permease produces the protein MKRTDDTADGSDARTDGGMFSQSEITQVTHKQRAQEWVNESITKPFHIAWSDWRTKIGLLIIFGFLGMGLVAWISSSTWWLLDRLTLIEQPVAGQGEPRTQPFEDMSHPLGTDMSGRDMISGVVHATPTMIQMILAGAVFTIIVATIVGTVAGYKGGRTETILMTASDIAMTIPGLPLVIVLVVLIEPQSPALIGIIITINVWAGIARTIHSQVLSLRENSYVEASRTMGIGTGTIIQKDVLPNLMPYILVNFVFASRRVIYDSVALYFLGFLSFRGVENWGVMMNLAYENASALLNPNATYMLVVPMLPIVILSFGLMLFAQGTDRLFNPRVRTRHEGETDPDESDEPDPMTTVTQ, from the coding sequence GTGAAGCGTACTGACGACACCGCCGACGGGAGTGACGCACGGACGGACGGGGGAATGTTCTCCCAATCCGAGATCACACAAGTAACGCACAAACAACGAGCCCAAGAGTGGGTCAACGAGTCGATCACCAAGCCGTTCCATATCGCGTGGTCGGACTGGCGAACGAAGATCGGTCTACTGATCATTTTCGGATTCCTCGGGATGGGACTCGTCGCCTGGATCTCGTCGTCGACGTGGTGGCTGCTGGATCGACTCACGCTGATCGAACAACCGGTTGCCGGCCAGGGAGAGCCCCGAACACAGCCGTTCGAGGATATGAGTCATCCGCTTGGCACCGACATGAGTGGTCGTGACATGATCTCTGGTGTCGTTCACGCGACGCCGACGATGATCCAGATGATCCTTGCCGGTGCCGTCTTTACGATCATCGTCGCAACGATCGTCGGCACTGTCGCCGGCTACAAAGGCGGTCGGACGGAGACCATCCTCATGACCGCAAGCGACATCGCAATGACGATTCCTGGCCTCCCGCTGGTGATCGTCCTCGTCGTTCTGATCGAGCCACAATCGCCAGCGCTGATCGGGATCATCATTACGATCAACGTCTGGGCGGGCATCGCCCGAACGATTCACTCACAGGTTCTGTCCCTGCGTGAGAACTCCTACGTCGAGGCTTCGCGGACGATGGGCATCGGGACGGGAACGATCATTCAGAAGGATGTGCTCCCGAATTTGATGCCATACATTCTGGTCAACTTCGTGTTCGCCTCGAGACGGGTAATCTACGACAGCGTTGCGCTGTACTTCCTCGGATTCCTCTCCTTTAGAGGAGTGGAAAACTGGGGTGTGATGATGAACCTCGCGTACGAAAACGCGAGTGCGCTGCTCAATCCGAACGCGACGTACATGTTGGTCGTCCCGATGTTGCCCATCGTAATCCTCTCGTTTGGCCTGATGCTGTTCGCACAGGGGACCGACCGGCTGTTCAACCCACGCGTCCGCACGCGACACGAAGGTGAGACTGACCCAGATGAGAGCGACGAACCAGATCCGATGACGACGGTGACACAATGA
- a CDS encoding ABC transporter permease, protein MKWFIKRTGQALFTLWAVATLSFGLIRLMPGGAADMMATQIQQNSPGTNIPREQLREQIAAQLQVDPDAPIHEAYYQYMSSLAQGDFGYSIRYDEQVNTLIADVLPWTLFLMALATLGMFALALSLGAIMAYKEGSYFDLANTGVGIFLSSVPYYVAAVVFIALLGYRTPLFPTGERYPSGVDPGLSFEFIFGALHHAMLPALSFIITGYGLLALTMRGNSIQTLGEDYVRVAQLRGLSDRRIALRYVGRNAVLPLYTSLLISIGFMFGGSIILEILFNYRGIGFIMEQGIIYRDMPLMMGTFLVITFGVVIAIWIGDATYGKLDPRIKSGDEGEAY, encoded by the coding sequence ATGAAGTGGTTTATCAAGCGGACGGGACAAGCACTCTTTACGCTCTGGGCAGTCGCGACGCTTTCGTTCGGCCTTATTCGACTCATGCCCGGCGGTGCGGCGGACATGATGGCGACCCAGATTCAGCAAAACTCACCCGGGACGAACATCCCGCGAGAACAGTTACGAGAACAGATTGCCGCACAGCTACAGGTTGATCCGGATGCACCGATCCACGAGGCGTACTATCAGTACATGTCGAGCCTCGCACAGGGTGACTTTGGTTACTCGATTCGCTACGACGAGCAGGTCAACACCTTGATCGCAGACGTCCTGCCGTGGACCTTGTTCCTGATGGCGCTTGCAACGCTTGGCATGTTCGCACTTGCACTCTCGTTGGGGGCGATCATGGCCTATAAGGAAGGGTCGTACTTCGACCTTGCCAACACGGGCGTTGGGATCTTTCTTAGCTCCGTGCCGTACTACGTTGCTGCAGTCGTCTTCATCGCACTGCTTGGCTATCGGACACCGCTGTTCCCAACTGGTGAGCGCTATCCATCAGGTGTCGATCCCGGACTCTCATTTGAGTTCATCTTCGGTGCGCTCCACCACGCCATGTTGCCTGCGCTGTCGTTCATCATCACCGGCTACGGACTGCTTGCCCTGACGATGCGCGGAAACAGCATCCAAACACTCGGTGAAGATTACGTCAGAGTCGCACAGTTACGTGGCCTGTCGGATCGGCGCATCGCACTTCGGTACGTCGGCCGCAACGCCGTGTTGCCGCTGTATACCAGCCTGCTGATCTCCATCGGATTCATGTTCGGTGGCTCGATCATCCTCGAGATCCTCTTTAATTACCGGGGGATCGGCTTCATCATGGAGCAAGGGATCATCTACCGCGATATGCCGCTGATGATGGGGACGTTCCTCGTCATCACGTTCGGGGTGGTGATCGCTATCTGGATCGGTGATGCGACGTATGGCAAACTAGATCCGCGGATCAAATCGGGTGATGAGGGTGAAGCGTACTGA
- a CDS encoding ABC transporter substrate-binding protein, which yields MLAVTGTAGAAALAGCFGGDDNGNGNGNGTDDEDAVNPDQEVVDHADAYFRTADGEHQITDFQYNPHPWAGYSHISFALFAEWTKYLVGQDDYYPHAVEDWDIDDGVMTLHISDEFTWADGEEITAEDFVMQLELLEALEDDIYDFTDADDIEAVDDYTVEIGFDEGTNHDVMRHVVLDRELDHPPADWAEVHEQVVDSDDPADDEDIDLFGHDVDEPTPSGPIDLEEVQEGQALFGVRDDHHLADNFNWDGYEMGHQSGGNEGFHQAFAAQEIDGIHSLFAGPGALEQFPDTLEQIQIPGGFGLGMVFNFEDEHFGDREVRQAFAYAVDTDAAIASAGSDTKMEFPVQAGLTVPALDDWVDTDEYKSYAQDLQMVTELLEEAGYEREDEDDTWERDGEALSFEIIAPAGWGDWVTPTSTMVDQLNSAGFDAELQTEDQGVWSDNLANGDFSVAAYNHTEGGNASMNHPYFSFRWKFENPDHGRPNFFNYPEDEEITVDDGDGGELSVNPREEISTIANSNDDDEIQDRVENLARLFNEDLPMYLVDEKYEQSFLSRDGWEFPHTDDSEHFMAFWPLYWLAKQDELKATAAAEN from the coding sequence ATGCTTGCTGTCACGGGGACAGCGGGCGCAGCCGCACTCGCAGGCTGTTTCGGCGGCGATGACAACGGAAATGGGAACGGGAATGGGACCGATGACGAAGACGCTGTCAATCCTGATCAGGAGGTCGTCGACCACGCCGACGCGTACTTCCGGACGGCCGACGGCGAACATCAGATTACGGACTTTCAGTATAATCCGCATCCATGGGCGGGCTACTCACATATTTCGTTTGCACTGTTCGCCGAATGGACGAAATACCTCGTCGGACAGGACGATTACTACCCACACGCCGTCGAGGACTGGGATATCGACGACGGCGTCATGACGCTGCACATCAGCGACGAGTTCACCTGGGCTGACGGCGAGGAAATCACCGCCGAGGACTTCGTGATGCAACTCGAGCTTCTTGAAGCGCTCGAGGACGACATCTACGACTTCACCGATGCCGACGACATCGAAGCCGTCGACGACTACACCGTCGAAATCGGCTTTGATGAGGGGACGAACCACGACGTCATGCGCCACGTCGTCCTCGACCGCGAGCTCGATCACCCGCCAGCCGATTGGGCCGAGGTCCACGAGCAGGTCGTCGACTCCGATGACCCTGCTGATGACGAAGATATTGACCTGTTCGGTCACGATGTCGATGAACCGACGCCGTCCGGACCCATAGACCTCGAGGAGGTCCAAGAGGGCCAGGCACTGTTCGGCGTTCGCGATGATCACCATCTCGCAGACAACTTCAACTGGGATGGCTACGAGATGGGCCACCAGTCTGGTGGCAACGAAGGGTTTCATCAGGCCTTTGCTGCACAGGAAATCGACGGCATTCACAGCCTGTTCGCCGGTCCTGGCGCACTTGAACAGTTCCCGGACACACTGGAGCAGATCCAGATTCCCGGCGGCTTCGGACTGGGAATGGTGTTCAACTTCGAAGACGAGCATTTCGGCGACCGGGAAGTGCGACAGGCGTTTGCCTACGCAGTCGATACCGATGCCGCGATTGCGTCGGCCGGTTCGGACACCAAAATGGAGTTCCCGGTGCAGGCTGGCCTGACTGTTCCTGCACTTGACGACTGGGTCGACACAGACGAGTACAAGAGCTACGCACAGGATCTGCAGATGGTGACAGAGCTGCTCGAGGAAGCTGGCTACGAGCGTGAAGATGAAGACGATACTTGGGAGCGAGACGGCGAGGCACTCTCGTTTGAGATTATCGCTCCGGCGGGATGGGGTGACTGGGTGACGCCGACGAGCACCATGGTCGACCAACTCAATAGCGCCGGTTTCGACGCAGAACTCCAGACTGAAGACCAGGGTGTCTGGAGCGATAACCTGGCCAATGGTGACTTCTCCGTCGCCGCCTACAACCACACCGAGGGTGGCAACGCCTCGATGAATCATCCGTACTTCTCGTTCCGGTGGAAGTTCGAGAATCCAGACCACGGCCGACCGAACTTCTTCAACTACCCCGAAGACGAGGAGATTACCGTCGACGACGGCGATGGTGGCGAACTTAGCGTCAATCCACGCGAGGAAATTTCGACGATTGCAAACTCGAACGACGATGACGAAATTCAAGACCGCGTCGAGAACCTCGCACGACTCTTCAACGAGGATCTGCCGATGTACCTTGTCGACGAGAAGTACGAACAGTCGTTCCTCTCTCGAGACGGCTGGGAGTTCCCACACACGGATGATTCGGAGCATTTCATGGCGTTCTGGCCGCTGTACTGGCTCGCAAAACAGGACGAACTCAAAGCGACAGCCGCTGCAGAGAACTGA
- a CDS encoding HEAT repeat domain-containing protein — protein MSTQQRHVTALRAAVQSNPDAIDLEVVESCFDADLASDRTTALQAVSVLATYDLEQALEYTDRVHALLKDDVLAVQSAAAMAAMTLARQRPSSMVSALPTLVELLECDPPLLRFRAAGALAPLTDSHASAFVPHTDRLLELLVDGPTVNDPQELVDAPDLSPAEKTARVSMLTGRGSELSRSRMRSVGTREVIANILVEIARIEPATCAQRLPAIVPALADAEPSVRGGAIEIVRHIAEADPDNAADAIGPLIARLEDDVSFVRARAVRALGYAEATTAIGRLQEFAESEASDDVATLATETADWLESESES, from the coding sequence ATGTCGACACAGCAACGGCACGTGACAGCACTGCGAGCCGCGGTACAGTCCAATCCTGACGCGATCGACCTCGAGGTTGTAGAATCGTGTTTCGATGCCGATCTGGCAAGCGACCGGACAACGGCGTTACAGGCTGTTTCGGTACTCGCCACGTACGACCTCGAGCAGGCACTCGAATACACCGACCGTGTTCACGCGCTTCTCAAGGACGATGTCCTTGCTGTCCAGAGCGCCGCGGCGATGGCGGCGATGACGCTTGCCCGCCAGCGGCCATCGTCGATGGTCTCGGCTCTTCCAACGCTCGTCGAACTGCTCGAGTGTGACCCGCCCTTACTTCGGTTTCGGGCTGCCGGTGCGCTCGCGCCGCTGACCGACTCGCACGCATCGGCGTTCGTCCCTCACACTGACCGACTCCTCGAGTTACTCGTCGATGGCCCAACGGTCAATGATCCACAGGAACTCGTCGACGCCCCAGACCTCTCCCCGGCTGAAAAGACGGCTCGAGTGTCGATGTTGACGGGCCGTGGGAGCGAACTCTCCCGCAGCCGGATGCGGTCCGTTGGGACGCGAGAAGTGATCGCGAATATCCTTGTCGAAATTGCTCGCATCGAGCCGGCGACGTGTGCACAGCGTCTCCCGGCCATTGTGCCAGCACTTGCTGATGCGGAGCCGTCCGTTCGCGGTGGGGCTATCGAGATTGTTCGACACATCGCTGAGGCCGACCCCGACAACGCCGCGGACGCGATCGGCCCGCTGATTGCTCGACTCGAGGACGATGTCTCGTTTGTCCGCGCTCGAGCGGTCCGTGCGCTCGGATACGCGGAGGCAACGACGGCAATCGGTCGGCTCCAAGAGTTTGCCGAGAGCGAGGCGAGCGACGATGTTGCTACACTCGCGACGGAGACGGCAGACTGGCTCGAGAGCGAGAGTGAGTCGTGA
- a CDS encoding Gfo/Idh/MocA family protein — MSQYTVAVIGTGPDPANPTLEGFAMGYRHAEGYRSHDQCEVVACADIVPENGAAFAETFEIDAEYVYEDYNRLLEEVEPDIVSVAVPPAIHEPIATDCAKHDAVQAIHCEKPMADSWASAQRLVQTCWRSNTQLTFNRQRRFAKPFIEANRLLEDGAIGDLERIEIGWGDFYDTGAHTVDLATMFAGDQPAEWIIAQLDYREEDVRFGAHQENQMWAQWAYDNGVHAVLSTGARTEVVGAAFVLRGSEGTIRIDADDGPMLELEQAGDRTPVDVDGEGIHRTNAEPDGRYGSLLHDRAISDLVDALETDTEPALSGRIGLTTAEILFGGYESVRKRGRVEFPLEIEDNPFEAMIDDGTLTPEPAEE; from the coding sequence ATGAGCCAGTACACAGTGGCAGTCATCGGTACCGGCCCCGACCCAGCTAATCCAACACTCGAGGGGTTCGCGATGGGCTACAGACACGCGGAAGGCTACCGAAGCCACGACCAGTGCGAGGTCGTCGCCTGTGCCGATATCGTCCCCGAAAACGGCGCGGCGTTCGCCGAGACGTTCGAGATCGACGCCGAGTACGTCTACGAAGACTACAACCGACTGCTCGAAGAGGTCGAACCGGATATCGTCAGCGTCGCGGTCCCGCCGGCGATTCACGAACCCATCGCCACCGACTGTGCGAAACACGACGCTGTGCAGGCGATCCACTGCGAAAAGCCGATGGCCGATAGCTGGGCGAGCGCCCAGCGGCTAGTCCAAACCTGCTGGCGCTCCAACACCCAACTGACGTTCAATCGCCAACGCCGTTTCGCCAAGCCGTTCATCGAAGCCAATCGACTGCTTGAGGACGGCGCAATCGGCGACCTCGAGCGCATCGAAATCGGCTGGGGCGACTTCTACGATACGGGCGCACACACGGTCGACCTCGCCACGATGTTCGCCGGCGACCAACCTGCCGAGTGGATCATCGCCCAACTCGACTACCGCGAGGAAGACGTTCGCTTCGGCGCGCATCAGGAAAATCAGATGTGGGCGCAGTGGGCCTACGACAACGGCGTTCACGCCGTGCTCTCGACCGGTGCGCGAACCGAGGTCGTCGGCGCCGCGTTCGTCCTCCGCGGGAGTGAGGGCACGATCCGCATCGACGCCGACGACGGGCCGATGCTCGAACTCGAGCAGGCTGGCGACCGAACGCCAGTCGACGTTGACGGCGAAGGAATCCACCGGACCAATGCCGAACCCGACGGTCGCTACGGCTCACTGCTACACGACCGCGCGATTAGCGATCTGGTCGACGCACTCGAGACCGACACGGAACCGGCGCTCAGCGGTCGAATCGGACTCACCACTGCCGAAATCCTCTTCGGTGGCTACGAATCCGTTCGTAAACGCGGTCGCGTCGAGTTCCCACTCGAGATCGAGGACAATCCGTTCGAAGCGATGATCGACGACGGGACGCTCACGCCCGAACCCGCAGAGGAGTGA
- a CDS encoding sugar phosphate isomerase/epimerase, with protein MARTAVQLYSLRDIDAPLPDILDLVGETPLEGVEFALRIREDETDVDAVLDALERNDLDVAAAHVGLEDLEERYDEMVDLYGRLGCETLVVPWLDPEHFESEEAVAAAADRLEAVKSALADDGFDLHYHNHDQEFVSLGEAAAMDELLARAEIGFEIDLGWAQAGGVDPAEYVEEYADRISLAHFADADGETMECVELGAGDLDLEAVTEAVARADVEWYIYEHDNPENPRESLENGAETLESLR; from the coding sequence ATGGCACGAACCGCAGTCCAGCTGTACTCGCTCCGGGATATCGACGCACCATTGCCTGACATTCTCGACCTCGTCGGGGAGACCCCACTCGAGGGCGTCGAATTTGCCCTTCGCATTCGCGAGGACGAGACTGATGTCGACGCCGTTCTCGACGCACTCGAGCGCAATGACCTCGACGTTGCTGCCGCCCACGTCGGCCTCGAGGATCTCGAGGAGCGCTACGACGAGATGGTCGATCTGTACGGCCGACTCGGCTGTGAGACGCTCGTCGTTCCATGGCTCGATCCCGAACACTTCGAGTCCGAGGAAGCCGTCGCAGCCGCAGCCGACCGACTCGAAGCTGTCAAATCCGCTCTCGCGGACGACGGCTTCGACCTGCACTATCACAACCACGACCAGGAGTTCGTTTCCCTCGGCGAGGCTGCGGCGATGGACGAACTACTCGCTCGAGCCGAGATCGGCTTCGAGATCGACCTCGGCTGGGCGCAGGCAGGCGGCGTCGACCCAGCCGAGTACGTCGAGGAGTACGCCGACCGCATTTCGCTCGCTCACTTCGCCGACGCTGACGGCGAGACCATGGAGTGCGTCGAACTCGGTGCAGGCGACCTCGACCTCGAGGCCGTCACCGAGGCCGTTGCCCGCGCCGATGTCGAGTGGTACATCTACGAACACGACAACCCCGAAAACCCGCGCGAGTCACTCGAAAACGGTGCCGAGACGCTCGAGTCGCTTCGCTAA
- a CDS encoding NAD(P)-dependent oxidoreductase, translated as MTIKRVAVTGGNGKIGEAILRELADHSYETVNISRGRRGEDISDAFCSADLLDAGDTYGAIARSDVDAVIHMGTIPGPTEHPGFRTYESNVMSAYHVLEAATELGLESIVLPSSINVMGAAYQDAPTDVRYLPVDEDHPLTPRDPYAMSKHAMEVTADGFGRQPDAPTITSLRYPWVATDDELREEFVEPDRSLEGLEDAWHHTTRAVVFSYIHIDDAASIARHAVEAAFDGHEAFWAVAGDTSAEVDAATLAAEYFPDAEIQSPLEGHEALISTEKARELLGWEPERSWRDL; from the coding sequence ATGACAATCAAACGAGTTGCGGTCACGGGCGGCAACGGAAAGATTGGCGAGGCGATTCTCCGCGAACTGGCGGACCACAGCTACGAGACGGTCAATATCTCCCGTGGGCGGCGTGGCGAAGACATTTCGGACGCGTTTTGCTCGGCGGATCTCCTCGATGCGGGCGACACCTACGGCGCAATCGCACGCAGCGACGTGGATGCAGTGATCCATATGGGCACGATTCCAGGCCCGACCGAGCATCCCGGATTCCGGACCTACGAGAGCAACGTCATGTCCGCATATCACGTCCTCGAGGCCGCCACCGAACTCGGACTCGAGTCGATTGTTCTCCCCTCGAGCATCAACGTGATGGGGGCGGCCTATCAGGACGCGCCGACGGACGTCCGATACCTGCCGGTTGACGAGGACCACCCGCTCACGCCGCGAGACCCCTACGCGATGAGCAAGCACGCGATGGAGGTCACCGCGGACGGCTTCGGACGCCAGCCCGACGCGCCGACGATTACCTCGCTTCGGTATCCGTGGGTTGCGACCGACGACGAACTTCGCGAGGAGTTCGTCGAGCCGGATCGTTCGCTCGAGGGCCTCGAAGACGCCTGGCATCATACGACTCGAGCTGTTGTGTTCTCCTACATCCATATCGACGATGCGGCGTCGATCGCTCGTCATGCGGTCGAAGCTGCGTTCGACGGCCACGAGGCGTTCTGGGCGGTCGCTGGAGATACGTCGGCCGAAGTCGACGCTGCAACGCTGGCTGCGGAGTACTTCCCTGACGCAGAGATTCAGTCCCCACTCGAGGGTCACGAGGCACTGATCAGTACCGAGAAGGCCCGCGAACTGCTCGGTTGGGAGCCGGAACGGAGTTGGCGCGACCTGTAG